A window of Chitinophagaceae bacterium genomic DNA:
TTTGATAATTCAGTACACAATAGTTTTGATATAGAACTTTCTTTAACGGCATATTTACCGTCATTAAACATCCGGCAACAATGATAATTATAAAATTTCAAACTTTCGACTTCTGCTACCAACTGAACTAAATTATGGCGCAAAACCTGAAAGCGATTTATTTTTCTGCCGAAAGCCTCTCTTTCATTCATATATTTCATCGAGTATTCAATAGATGCCTCACTTGCTGCAATAGCACCCACGGAACCCATAAGCCTTTCTAATTGCAAACCTCCCATAAGATAGACGAAGCCCTGCCCTTCTTCTCCAATTAAATTTTCAGCCGGAACTTTTACATTATCAAACCATAACTCAGCTGTATCTGATGCATGCCAACCGAGTTTTTTTAATTTTTTCGCAGAAACTCCTTCTGCTTCCCGGTCAATCACTATTAAACTAAACCCGTTAAAGCCTGCTTCTGTATCAGTTTTTACTACCGTGACTATGTAATCTCCATAAACACCATTGGTAATAAAGGTTTTTTGGCCGTTTACTATATAGAAATCTCCCTCTTTCTTAGCTGTTGTTCTAATGTTTGCTACATCAGAACCGGCGATTGGCTCTGTGATACCAATAGCAGAAACCATTTCACCGGCAATGGTAGGTTTTAGATATTTTTCTTTTAAAAAATCAGACCCGTGTTTAAAAATATAGGGCGCACTCATAAACTGAATTACGGTTGCGGCGGCAGCAAAACCTCCCGAAAAAAGCTTTGAAACTTCTTCACAAAATACGACCGAGTAAAAAAAGTCAACATCACTTCCTCCCAATTCTTCCGGAAAATTCAGGCCCATATAACCCATCTCCCCAAATTTTTTCCAAATTGATTTAGGAATACGTTCATTAGCTTCCCACTCATCTATATGCGGTTCTACTTCTTTTTTTAAAAAATCTTTTAGCCCCTGCCTGAACATTTCGTGTTCTTCTGAAAAATAATACGCGCTCATAGTTTATTTTTTATAAAAAATTATTCTTTTATCTGCTTTATCCCAGCTCTCAAAATTATCTTGATAATGCTTATTGATAGCATTCCTCTTGATTTTCATAGTTGGTGTCAGCAATCCATTATCAACAGACCACTCATCATCTAAAACAATCATTTTACTAATATGCAGATACTTAGGATTTTTTTCATTTATGGTGTCGATGGTTTTATTTAGATTTTCTTCCAGTTGTTCCTGATCTACTTCTTTCCCCATTTCTGAAAGCAGGACTAAAGCTAAAGGCTGATCAAGCCCTAAACCGGAAACGCAAATCTGTTCAATGTATGTATTTTCCGCTAATGCCCATTCCAAAGGACCGGGAGTTACAAATTTCCCTTTTGAGGTTTTAAAAGTGTCACTTACTCTGCCTGTTAATTTCACATATCCATCTGCAGTTACCTCACCCTGATCGCCGGTTTTTAGCCAGCCGGCAACTAAGGTGTTAGCTGTATTTTCTTCATCTTTATAGTAACCGGTCATCAGCCAGGGAGCTTTCATCAAAATCTGCCCGTCTTCATCGGTTTTAATATCTACTCCCGTCAAAGCTTTACCCACATAATCTGCTTTATCTATTCCTCTCGGCATTGCACAGCAGCCACCGGCATTTTCTGTCATTCCGTAAATCTCTCTGAGATCAACCCCAATTTTTTTATACCAGTTTTTTAAAGATTGCGGTGTCGGAGCCGCTCCGGTAAGTATCACATGAGCTCTGCTTAATCCGAATTTCTGTCGCAACTTCTTTTTTAAAATTGAATTTACTATCGGTATTTTCATGAGTAAATCAAACTTCTTTTCTCCTAATTTTTCTAATACCGCCAGTTGAAATTTGGTGTAAATTCTCGGAACAGACATAAAACTCGTAGGCTGAACAGATTCAAGATTAGCTGCAAAACTTTCCAGTGACTCTGCAAAGGAAATCACGCCTCCCGTCAATAAGCACGCAATTTCTACTATCATGCGCTCGGCAATATGATTTAGGGGCAAATAAGAAAAGAAAATATGCTCCTCACCTTTAAAAATGCCAATGCTGTGATTTTTTAACTCCATATCCATCAAAGCTGCCGGAGATTTATAGTTCAACATTACTCCTTTTGGAGAACCGGTTGTCCCGCTTGTAAACAGAATCGTCCATAAGTCATCTATTTCCGGTTTGTGAATCTCCGCTGGGGAATTATTTTCAGTTACAAGCTGATCCCAATCAAAACCTATTTCAACTTTGGCATTCCCCTCATAATGCGGAAAACAGATAACGGTGATATTTGCAGGAACTTCGTCTTTCAATTGTTCCCAAACCGGGGCATCTAATTTTCCGATAAACAAAACGCTTGCTTCACTTCGGTTGATGAGTTCTCTGAATTCTTCTTTTGATAAATTTGGGAAAAATGGAGTTGAAACATAGCCCCCCATACTAATTGCAAGGTCAGCTAAAATCCAATGCATACAGTTTTTAGACAAAACAGCTATTTTACTGCCTTTTTCAATATTCTTAGACTGTAAAGAGGCGGTGATAGCTGAGGCCTGATCGAATGCTTCCTTCCAGCTCGTTTCTTTCCAGCTATCTCCAAAAGGTTGTCTTAAAAATATTTTATCCGGTGTTTTTTCCACCCAATTAAGAAAAAATTGAACATGATTCTCGTAACTCATATTATTAATTCAAGGTTTAAATAAATCCCCCCATAGTCTTTGCCCTCCGTCAATGTAAATAGTTTCTCCTGTAATATATGCTGCTAATGGAGTACATAAATATACTGATAACGAAGCTACTTCTTCAACTTTACCCAGTCGTTTTAAAGGAATAGTCTCAGACAAACCTTCCAGTAATTGTTTAGGATAATTTTGCAGACCGGTAGATTCAATTATCCCCGGAGCAATCGCGTTTAATGTGATATTGTATTTACTCCATTCAACAGCAAGTGTTTTTGTCAAATTATCAACTCCTGCCCTGGCCGCACCCGTATGTGCCATTCCGGCAAAACCTCTGTATATATTTGCAATTATGTTAATGACCCTCCCTTCTTTTTGTGGTATAAAAAAGGTGTTTGCCAATATTTGAGTCATGTAAAAAGTCCCGTTCAAATTATTATTTACTACTGCATTCCAGCCTTTAATAGAAATATCTTTTGCTAAAGAAGGGAATTGACCACCTGCATTATTTACTAAAATATCGAGCTTTTTTTCCTTTGCTTTTATATCATTCGCCAGCGTTTCAATCTGTTCAGGTTGACGGATATCACATAACAGATACCGGCATTTTCCTTTTTTGGAGAGCGTTTCCTCCGCTTTTTGCAATTTTTCTTCCTTTCTGCCACTGATAATTACTTCAGCACCGGCTTCTATTAATGATTCTGCTATCGAAAAACCTATTCCGCTACCTCCACCTGAAATCAATGCAACTTTACCTTTTAAAATATCTTTTTTAAACATGGACTCAGGATTTACTAATATTTAATAATTTTCTGGTTTCCTCAATAGTTGCCGGTTCACGTCCTAACATTCGAACCAAACCGGCAGCAGATTCAACTAACTTTCCGTTTGAGGTTGCCATTTCTCCGGAAGGTAAGTAAAAATTATCCTCCAAACCTACTCTGATATGGCCGTCAATAGTGATAGCTGCAGCTATTAATTGCCACTGTTTTCTGCCGATTCCAATTACCTGCCAATGAGCCCCTTCCGGTACACTTGCTGCCTGATGCAATAGGTTTTGAGTTGATATAGGCATTCCCCCTAAAACGCCCATCACAAAACTAAAAACATAAGGCTTGGGTATCAATTCCATGTCAATCAGCGGGGCAGAATTATGAATATGCCCGTTATCAAAGACTTCCATTTCAGGAATGGTGCCAACAGATTTCATTTTTTCAAGAAAAAAACGAATATCACTAAAGGAATTTTGAAATACAAAATCGTGATAAAAAGACTTTTGCTTTTTGGAATAAATAGCATAATTCATAGACCCCATATTCAGGGCTGCCATTTCCGGCTTTAAAGCCAATACGTGTTGAATACGCTCCTCTTTTGAAATTCCAATTGCTCCCGTTGAATAGTTAATAATCACTTCCGGACACCTTTTTCGAACCTCCTCCCCAATTTTTCTATATGTTTCAACATCATAAGCCGGCATACCATTGTCTTGTCTGGCATGTATATGCAAAATGCTGGCACCGGCATCTACCGCTCTTTTACCTTCTTCTGCAATTTCTTCCGGAGTGTACGGAATATAAGGACATTGACTGCGATTGGCCAATACTCCGGTTAAAGCTGCTGTAATTACTATTTTTTTCATTTTTCAGTTTTATTTAAAGGGGTTATTCGTAGCATTTCCTTTCCGGCATCTACCTGTTCGCCGGGTTTTACGTTTACCTCATCAACAATGCCATCTATATGCGCATAAAGGTTTTGTTCCATTTTCATTGAACTGAAAATGAGTAAAAGTTGTCCTTTTTTTATTTTTTCTCCTTTGGAAACATTCACTTTGACTACTGTCGCCGGCATCCCGGCAGTGTAAGCGCCCTCCGATTCAGATTTTTGAACATCGGGAAAGCGCTCTCCTTTTATCACACAAATTTGTGGAAATTCTGCAAAGTGCAGAAAAAATTCATCTTTTTCTTCAACCAAAGTGTATGAATAAGCGATACCGTCAACTATGACTTTAGAGGAACTTTTAGATAATTCCGCCTGATAACAATCCTTTCCGATTCCTATCTCATATAAATCTTTCTTTTTGATGCTGACAGAATGTTCTTCTCCATCAATCGTAAATTGGAATGATGTTGGCTTATAAAAGTTGTTTCTCCAGGAAAACGGCAATTCTTTAAGTAGCTGCCTTTTGCGGAGCGTTTCTTCAGCTGATTTCAATGAAACGGTAATTAAAGCCAAAGCGGTAGTTTCTTTAGATGCTTTTACTTTTTCCTTTATGTCATAACTATCCAAAAACTTAGTATTATACTCCCCGGCCTGAAATTGCGAATCTTCAAGTAATTTTATCAATAAAAGCTGATTCGTTTTTATTCCCAAACATTTGGTTTGTTTTAGGCTGTAAATCATGGTGTTTATAGCTTCCATTCGGGTATTACCTTTTGCTATTATTTTGCACAAAAGCGGATCGTAGAAAGGAGAAATTTGCTCCCCGGATTTCACCCCTGCATCATAGCGAATATTTTCATTTTCCGCCTGTGTCCAAAGTGAAATTTTACCCGGTGACGGCATGAAATTATTTAAAGGGTCTTCCGCATAAATACGGCATTCAATTGCATAGCCTTTTTGCTGCAATTCTTCTTGCTTTACTTTAATTTCATCGCCCTGGGCAATCCGAATTTGCCATTCAATCAAATCAATATCTGTTATAGCTTCTGTCACCGGATGTTCGACCTGAAGACGGGTATTTACTTCTAAAAAATAAAACTCTCCCTGACTGTAAACAAACTCTACCGTTCCGGCATTATCGTATTTCAAAGCCTTGGCCAGTTTCAATGCCGCTGAACACATTTTCTCCCGAACAGTCTCATCTAATACCGGGGAAGGGCTTTCTTCTATTATCTTCTGATACCTCCTTTGTATGGTACACTCTCTTTCAAACAGATGAATAATATTTCCGTGTTTATCACCAAGAATCTGAATTTCTATATGCCGGGCATCTTCGATGTACTTTTCAATGATTAAGGTATCATTTCCAAATGCACTTTTTGATTCACTTTTTGCCTGCAATAAATTATCTTCCAGCTGATGCTTATCTCTGACTATGCGCATACCTTTCCCGCCTCCACCTGCTGAAGCTTTAATTAATAGGGGAAATCCGATTTTCAATGCTTCCTCCACCAGTGTTTTTATGTCTTGATTTTTTCCGTTATATCCGGGAATTACAGGCACTTTTTCTCTTTCAGCTATTTCCTTGGCTAATTTTTTAGATCCCATTTTCTCGATAGAGTTGGTATTTGGGCCTATAAAAATAAAACCGGCATCTTCTGTTTTTTTAGCAAATTCAGCATTTTCAGATAAAAAACCATAACCGGGATGAATGGCATCTGCCTTCGTTTTTCGAGCAGCTGCAATGATTTTATCCATATCTAAATAGGATTTTGATGCTTCACTTTCTCCTAAATAGACCGCCAAATCAGCTTTTTCAACATGCAATGCATCTCTGTCAGCATCAGAAAAAACGGCTACAGTCTCTATCCCCATTTTTTGACAGCTTTTAAAAATGCGACAGGCTATTTCTCCTCTGTTGGCTACTAAAATTCGGCTTATTTTTTTTGTCATAGTTCAGTTGGCTGATTTACATTCTAAAAACACCATATTTATTATCACTGCTTATCTTTTTATTATTTACTACTGCCAGACAAAACCCCAAATAATTTCGGGTTTCTGAGGGTTCAATTATTCCGTCATCCCACAATTGAGATGAGGCATACCAAGCATCAGACTGTTTATCCACTTCACTCATCAGATGTTTTCGCAATACAGATGCTTGTTTTTCATCAAACTCCAAACCGGCCCGCTCAGCGGCTTGCTTTTGAATAATTTCCATTACTCCGGTCAGCTGTTCCGAGCCCATTACGGCTATTTTTGAGTTGGGATATGAAAACAAAAACCCGGGTTGATAAGCTCTTCCGGACATTGCATAATTACCGGCACCAAAGGAAGCTCCCATGATAATGGTGATAGCCGGGACTTCGCTATTCGACACAGCATTTATTAGTTTGGCGCCATTTTTAATAATTCCTCCCTCTTCATAATTTTTTCCGACCATAAAACCGGTGATATTCTGAAGAAAAATTATAGGGTTATTATTTCTGTTACATAGCTGTATAAAATGTGCTCCTTTATTGGCTGCTTCAGAAAACAAAACACCGTTATTAGCTATTATTCCCACTTTATATCCATGAATTTCGCCCCAACCACAAACGAGAGTGGGTCCATAATCTGCTTTAAACTCAGAAAATGCTGAATTATCGAGTGTTCTGGCTAAAACCTCCCGCATGTCAAAGGACTTTTTTATATCTTCCGAAACAATACCATTAATTTCACGGCTATCATACAAAGGCGGTAAGGGATTCACTTCCGGAGCTACGTTCGTATTCGGTGGTTTTAAAAATTCTATAATTTCTCTGGCAATTCTGATAGCATCCCTTTCATTTTCTGCCAGATAATCACTCACTCCGGATTTTGTGCTATGCATAAGTCCACCACCTAAAGATTCGTCATCTACCACTTCATTCGTCGCCATTTTTACCAAAGGGGGACCTGCCAAAAAAACTTTTGCCTTATCTTTTACCATAATGGTGTAATCACTCATGCCAGGCACATAGGCACCACCGGCGGTACTGCTTCCAAAAACAATGGATATGCTTGGAATACCTGCTTTTGAACGCCTGCTTATGTCCCTGAAAATTGCCCCGCCATAGTTGAAAATCTTTGCCTGTTCCTGCAAATCTGCACCGGCTGACTCAACCAGATTAATCACCGGCAACTCATTTTCAAAAGCAATTTCACCAAGACGCAAACTTTTGTTTAAAGTGGCTAAATTTATAGCTCCGCCCTTATTTGTTCCAACATTGGAAATAATCATACAAAGTCGGTTGTGAATCAAACCAATGCCTCCAACCGTAGTATTTCCACCGTCATTAGTGCTTTCTTTTATCCCGGCAAAAGGCAGCAACTCCATAAAAGGAGAGCCTTCGTCCAGACATAAATCTATTCTGTCTCTAGCTAATAACTTTTCTGCTTTAACCGCTTTTTCTAAATGCCTCTCTTTCCCCTGAAATAAAGATTTCTCCTTAAAGTCATTTAACCTTTCCACTAATGAATTCATCTTTTCCTTATTGGAAAGATACTCAGCACTATTTGTATTTATCTTAGTTTTCAGAGTTTTCATTGAATTAGTTTAATAGTTTTCAGGTTCAATGGAATTTTTTCTTTACCCTTTGACGTCAGGTATGGCAAAATCAGTTGCCACATAGTTTCAACGGCCTCCTCGGGTTTTATCGTTTTCTTTCCTCTTATAGAACCTGCCTGTATCCAAAATTGTAAAGTAAACCAAACCATCTCTGATAATTTTTTATATAGATTTTTATTGGTTGTTTCTATCAGGTGACCGGTATATGCAGCATGATTCAAGAGCATGTTTACATACTGTATATGTCTTTCAATATATTGCCTGTGCAGCTTTCCGAGCTTTGAGTTCTCGCGGATAATATCCAGCGTATCAAGATAAAAAAAACGATATCTGATTGAAAGCCTCACTATTGCCAATGCCTGCAAGTTAATGTTTTCAAAAGAAGGATGCTGTTCTACCGCATTGAGCAATTCGTTTCGTTCTTTTTCCATCTTTTCAAATATCGCATCAATTATATAATTTTTGTTTTTATAATGATAAGATAGATTTCCACTGCTAATCCCAATATAATCAGCTATGTCTCTTAAACTCACAGCAGAAATACCTTTTTGATTAAAAAGCAAAACAGAAGCATCAATTATTCTTTCTTTGGTATTTTTCATTTTAGAGCATTCGCTCTACAATATTAGAACATTTGTTCTAAATAAACAAATAAATTATATTTTTAAACATTCTTTGGAGGAATCAGCGACATTGCGTATTCGCTTAAGGCGGTAATAGTAAGGCTGGGATTTACTCCCAGGTTGCATGGAATAATTGAGCCGTCTAAAACATACATATTTTTATAGTTAAAGACTTCGAATTTATTATTGACAACTCCTTCCAAAGCGCTTTCTCCCATTGGACATCCGCCCATTATGTGGGCAGTTGTAGAGGTATTTAAAACTATTTCATTCAATGCATTAGCCGGAACACCATTTGCTTTGCGGGCATAATTATACATGACCTCCTGACCTTTTGGAATATATGCCGGTACTTTGTGTTTGCCTTTATTTTTCATGTGCATCCCTTTAAAGTTACTGTAGATCATCTTCATAGAATTTTCGCTTGATTGCATGACCAGTAAAATAATGGTTTTCCCGGCCCAGTTTCTCCCAAACAAAGCTTTTAGAAAAGTAAAAGGATGGGTGATAATGTTAAACATCATCTTAATCGTCCGCACAAGCGAATTTCCGGGACCTGCTGCCAAAGTAGATAAAAGCTTCATGGCTCCGGAGCCATCCGGAAATTTCACTACTTCCACATGGGTATCGTCGTCGGCATTAAAAACACTTGAAATAGCGATTCCGTGGTTTACCTTTTCGGGTATATTCGTCACTCCGCAAATACTCTCTGAATTTGTAAGCAGGTTTTCTCCTAATTTTTCGGATATATCGGGTAATGTTTTAAACTTTTGTTTTTGTTTAAAAAGCAATTTCAAAGTTCCTAAAACTCCTGCGCTAACAATCAAGCCTTTAGATTTAAAAATCTTTGTTTTTGAGAAAAAGGAAGTACTGCTTTTTGTATGAATAACATACTCATTGTTTAAAAACTCAATTTTAACAACTTCTGTTTCCGCAAAAATTTGAGCTCCATTTTTTTGTGCAAAGAAAAGGTAGTTTTTATCGAGGGTATTTTTTGCATTATACCGGCAACCCACCATACAGGCTGCGCATTCTTTGCAAGGGGATCTCAGTGGACCTTCCCCGCCGAAATAAGGATCTTTTTCCTCCTTATCATCAGAAAAGTAAACCCCTACATCCACACTTTTGAAAGTTTCTTCCCTACCCATATCAACGGCAACTTCCCTTAGAAGCTCATCTGCTTTATAAAAACGGGGATTTTGAGTTGCTCCCAACATAAACTTCGCCTTTTCATAAAAGGGAGGTAAAATTTCCTGCCAATCATTAAGGTGTTTCCACTTTGGGTTTTTATAGAAATTATTTTCCGGCTGCATTAAAGTGTTGGCATACACAAGACTTCCTCCGCCCACCCCGACGCCACTTAAAATAAAAGCCTCTTTAAACAAAGAAAGTTTTTGAAAGCCAAAAAAACGAATACGCGGAAACCAAAAATACTTCGGCAAATTCCAATTGGACTTAGGAAAGTCTTCACTTTTAAAAGCTTTCCCTTTTTCCAAAACAGCAACCGAATATCCTTTTTCTGACAATCGCATAGCAGAAACACTCCCGCCAAAACCGGAACCAATAATTATATAATCGTAAACCTTTGACATTTTTTAAGTTATAGAAAAGACAAAATATAAAAAAATTGGTTAATGGACATAAAAGGGTAAATATCCACTAAATTTAAACAAAAAGGTTTAGCATTTAAAAATATCCTGTAACAAGCAAATTCAAAATATTAAATACTTTTAAGATGATTTGTGAGAAAAAACTATGTTTGATGTGTAATAATTCTGAACAAAGGATAGAAAAGTTTTAGAAGTTCATTGGATTTGCTGATTTTTGGTAGGGAAATAAATGAGTGGCAACCAAGCCAAACTGCTACACTAATAGACAAACGACAATGAAAAATAGCAATGAAAAGTCAGTTGAATGACATACCAGCAGAAACTGAAAACAAGAAATTGGAAGAGCTATTTCTTGCCGTTTACTTCAACGACTTAGAAAAAGTTATTGAGTTTAAAAATCAATATCCCGAACAATATGCTCAAAAGGAAAAATTTCAAATTGATGAAAATACCACTTTTGACTTAACAAACTTGACCTTTTTCAACCAGACAATATGGTTTGACGGAGATTGGATTGACGATATAAAGCCATTAGTTGAAAAGCACAGACAGAGGACAGAAAATATGTTAGACTTTTGGCGTGCTGAATTAGGACGCCAAGAAATTTATAGACAAATTGAGTATAATTACTATTGCGATTTTTTTTATTGCTATGACCTAAACGATCCGGAAAATAATGAAGTAGTAATATTAGACCCAATAACATATTTCACAGAAAGAGGGTTTCGAGAAATTGACTTAAGACTATATAAAAGTGTTGAATGTTTTGATTTTGTTGAAGTAGAGAAATTATTAAAACAAGGTGCAAAAACAAACATTCATTTTTATGAAGACGGAGACAGCAGTGTTATTTCACTTATTTCCGGTGAAGTTTCATTTTTAGCGAGTTGCCAAGTTATTCCTGAATTTAAAATATTTGAAACAAAGGGTTACAATCAAAATTTTGACATAGCACAAATGTTTGGTGACATACTCGGTTTGGCTGCATACGAAGAAATGTATCACTTACTGAACAAGTATGGCAAAGAGGAATGAAATGTTTGCTGCCTATAACATACAAGGCTATATATCAAACTAGGAAAAGTGCAAGCCTAAAGGTTTCTGTTTTTTTGTTGCATTTGTCATTAAAGAACAACTTATAACCTTGAAGCCAGCACGGCATTTAGCCCGAAAACGTTGATGGTAACCTTATGAACACGCTACAAAATGTGTAAATATCCCCAAAAACTCTACAGTTTATAATTAGACAAAAATGTTTAATTTTAAACCTTCATTTAACTTGTCGTTTACCACCTTGTAACAAAAACTGCCTTTTTTGCAAGTTTTCTAGAAATGCCTTTGGTAAACGTTCCTTTGATTAATGCATGAGCCGGGTTGTCTCTTAATGGGGCATGCACATTTTCAAGGTTTAATGAATGTGTAAAAGATGCAGTAAGCCCATATAGCTTGTAAACTTTGTAGTCTATAGCAGCTTTTTCATAGGTTGTTAATCTTTTGATGTCAACTGAAAGACCGTCTTCGTCTTTACTAATCGAAAAATTTGAGGATGAGGGTGTGCCATCAGGCTTAATTATAAAGTCCGGAGGAGCATGAATAATCCTTCTTAAAAGCAGGTCATTATCTTTTATTTTTTCAATTTTATTGCTTTGAAATTTAGACATCAAAATAGTTAATTAAATCTGCTAATCCGGATTCAAGGTTTGTTTCTTTTACAACTTCATCCTCTATATCAAAAAGCAGGAGTTCAGTAGTACCATCAGGATTAAAGTACAATTCAGCAGCTTTCTCTCCTTGTTTAAACTCAATCATGATTTCTCCGTTTACACCGGGAGCAATGAAGTATAAAGGAAGAGAAAGGCGATCATATTCAATTAGAAAATTCTTAGAAGCAGATATAGATTCTTTTGCAGGGGATTTAGCCCCATAACTGTTCCAGTTATCATTTAAGTTTGAAATGTCGGTCAATTTATGCAACATACTTAAAACCTTTTTAGACAAAGGCCAATTTTCCGGAAACACAGTGCTATTTGAAAAAACATTTAAAGTTTTCTCACTTACTATCCGGATAGAATTTTGGGAAGGCCCATAAATTTCTGCCGGTTTATTTACTAAAGCTTTCATAAAAATCTTTTTTACATATTCTTTTAAATATATCAGACGTGCATTCATGTGCTGAATTCAGCCAATGTAATAATGCTTTTTCATCCATATTGTTTTTTACCTTTACGGAAGTTTGCCAGGTTAGAATGTCTTCATTTTTGTTATTTTTTCCATTTGAAATAGTTAAATTCAACAAACCTTTTTCTTTCAAATCAAATGACTGGTCGAAATTTAGTTTTACAAGTTCTCCCATTGAATCAAAATGATTTTCAAAACTAAAATTCAAATGCTTTAGAATAAAATCTCTCCAGTTAGTAAACCCATAATCTTTAACTCTTACAACATCAATATAACGTAAAGATGCAGAAATAAAGTTTATTTCCTGATATGCATCTGAAAGCTTGCGAAGATTTGTTTTAACAAGAGGGTAATACTTTTTCTCCCATTCATAATCTTTATCCGTATCATTCACTGCAAAAATACCCGGTCCAATTTGTAATACCGGCCATTGGTTTTTGCCTTTCCAAAACTGATACATAGTCTGATATGGCAAAAACTGATGAGGTAAATCTTTTGGATAGAGTTGCACAACTTCAGGAAAATCTTCTTTTATCTTTTCTTGAAATTTGCCTAATGCAAAAGAGAATCTCGAATCCAATACTTTTCCGCCATCAGCACTAGGGTCTAACTCCCAAAAGGCTTCAAAAATCACTTCATGTAAAGGAGCATTGGGTAATTTTTTTACTGCCATATCACAAATTTACATTTTTTTAAATAATAGATGCATGTAGATTTCTTTTTCCCGCAAAGGAAGTGTGTTAATAACGCAGCTTCAGGAATGATAGTTGTTTACTTTAAACTACACTTTCAATCTACTTCAGCCTGAACAATATTTATTTATACAAAAACAGTAATAAACAGGCCAGGTTGTTTGAATAGTGTATTTATTGCCGGATAATTATTCATTTCATTTCTTATTTTTCCTTTCCGGTTCTGGTTTTAAATACTTGCCATGTCAAAACCAACAACCTATTGTCAATAAAGGCAGTATGAACAAATGGAAAACATATAGTTTTGAAACTTTTGATCAAATTTAAGAAATTCACCATTCCCCCATTTCTTAAAGAACTTGTATATTCGTAAAACTAAACGAAGATTAATGATAATAAAATTAAAAGGAAAATTTGCTTTGGTGGGTGGAGGAAGCAAAGGGATTGGACTTGCAACTGCACAAGCTTTAGCTGA
This region includes:
- a CDS encoding acyl-CoA dehydrogenase; translation: MSAYYFSEEHEMFRQGLKDFLKKEVEPHIDEWEANERIPKSIWKKFGEMGYMGLNFPEELGGSDVDFFYSVVFCEEVSKLFSGGFAAAATVIQFMSAPYIFKHGSDFLKEKYLKPTIAGEMVSAIGITEPIAGSDVANIRTTAKKEGDFYIVNGQKTFITNGVYGDYIVTVVKTDTEAGFNGFSLIVIDREAEGVSAKKLKKLGWHASDTAELWFDNVKVPAENLIGEEGQGFVYLMGGLQLERLMGSVGAIAASEASIEYSMKYMNEREAFGRKINRFQVLRHNLVQLVAEVESLKFYNYHCCRMFNDGKYAVKESSISKLLCTELSNKVAYECLQFLGGYGYMEEYKMARMYRDSRILTIGGGSSEIMREILAKMIIDEKQYKDSGLSIKYKKSKTEETNLHNSNNQKQTSMAFDKILEAISTRAKSANALENTLKFDFGDKQIHIDGTEGENLVTTENKEADCTIKITQEDFEAILSGDLNPMGAFMSGKFKVDGDLGVAMKLQSLLG
- a CDS encoding AMP-dependent synthetase: MSYENHVQFFLNWVEKTPDKIFLRQPFGDSWKETSWKEAFDQASAITASLQSKNIEKGSKIAVLSKNCMHWILADLAISMGGYVSTPFFPNLSKEEFRELINRSEASVLFIGKLDAPVWEQLKDEVPANITVICFPHYEGNAKVEIGFDWDQLVTENNSPAEIHKPEIDDLWTILFTSGTTGSPKGVMLNYKSPAALMDMELKNHSIGIFKGEEHIFFSYLPLNHIAERMIVEIACLLTGGVISFAESLESFAANLESVQPTSFMSVPRIYTKFQLAVLEKLGEKKFDLLMKIPIVNSILKKKLRQKFGLSRAHVILTGAAPTPQSLKNWYKKIGVDLREIYGMTENAGGCCAMPRGIDKADYVGKALTGVDIKTDEDGQILMKAPWLMTGYYKDEENTANTLVAGWLKTGDQGEVTADGYVKLTGRVSDTFKTSKGKFVTPGPLEWALAENTYIEQICVSGLGLDQPLALVLLSEMGKEVDQEQLEENLNKTIDTINEKNPKYLHISKMIVLDDEWSVDNGLLTPTMKIKRNAINKHYQDNFESWDKADKRIIFYKK
- a CDS encoding SDR family oxidoreductase — encoded protein: MFKKDILKGKVALISGGGSGIGFSIAESLIEAGAEVIISGRKEEKLQKAEETLSKKGKCRYLLCDIRQPEQIETLANDIKAKEKKLDILVNNAGGQFPSLAKDISIKGWNAVVNNNLNGTFYMTQILANTFFIPQKEGRVINIIANIYRGFAGMAHTGAARAGVDNLTKTLAVEWSKYNITLNAIAPGIIESTGLQNYPKQLLEGLSETIPLKRLGKVEEVASLSVYLCTPLAAYITGETIYIDGGQRLWGDLFKP
- a CDS encoding 3-keto-5-aminohexanoate cleavage protein; protein product: MKKIVITAALTGVLANRSQCPYIPYTPEEIAEEGKRAVDAGASILHIHARQDNGMPAYDVETYRKIGEEVRKRCPEVIINYSTGAIGISKEERIQHVLALKPEMAALNMGSMNYAIYSKKQKSFYHDFVFQNSFSDIRFFLEKMKSVGTIPEMEVFDNGHIHNSAPLIDMELIPKPYVFSFVMGVLGGMPISTQNLLHQAASVPEGAHWQVIGIGRKQWQLIAAAITIDGHIRVGLEDNFYLPSGEMATSNGKLVESAAGLVRMLGREPATIEETRKLLNISKS
- a CDS encoding acetyl-CoA carboxylase biotin carboxylase subunit, with product MTKKISRILVANRGEIACRIFKSCQKMGIETVAVFSDADRDALHVEKADLAVYLGESEASKSYLDMDKIIAAARKTKADAIHPGYGFLSENAEFAKKTEDAGFIFIGPNTNSIEKMGSKKLAKEIAEREKVPVIPGYNGKNQDIKTLVEEALKIGFPLLIKASAGGGGKGMRIVRDKHQLEDNLLQAKSESKSAFGNDTLIIEKYIEDARHIEIQILGDKHGNIIHLFERECTIQRRYQKIIEESPSPVLDETVREKMCSAALKLAKALKYDNAGTVEFVYSQGEFYFLEVNTRLQVEHPVTEAITDIDLIEWQIRIAQGDEIKVKQEELQQKGYAIECRIYAEDPLNNFMPSPGKISLWTQAENENIRYDAGVKSGEQISPFYDPLLCKIIAKGNTRMEAINTMIYSLKQTKCLGIKTNQLLLIKLLEDSQFQAGEYNTKFLDSYDIKEKVKASKETTALALITVSLKSAEETLRKRQLLKELPFSWRNNFYKPTSFQFTIDGEEHSVSIKKKDLYEIGIGKDCYQAELSKSSSKVIVDGIAYSYTLVEEKDEFFLHFAEFPQICVIKGERFPDVQKSESEGAYTAGMPATVVKVNVSKGEKIKKGQLLLIFSSMKMEQNLYAHIDGIVDEVNVKPGEQVDAGKEMLRITPLNKTEK